The bacterium genome contains the following window.
GATCAGCAGCTGGCCATAGCTCAGCCGCTGCACTTCCTGGACCTTGCCCGATTTCGCCTCCCAAACCAGCTCTTGGCTTTCTTGCAAGAGCGAGCCTTGCCAATCGAAGAGCCATTCCGGCTCGATCGAGACCAGGCTTCGAACATGGACCCGGCCTCGACTTTGGCCATGGCCCTGCCTTTCTTGGACATCGAGAACCAGGAAGTATTCCGAGGAGCCGAGGACGAATTCGGTGGGGATCGCGCCGGAGCCGCCGGCGCAGAAGACCAGCTCGGGCGCCTCGCCCCGGCCCTTTGGCCGAAGCTTGGCGACCCGATCGGGAAAACCGCAGAGCAGCGCGTAGGCGAGCTCGTCCTCCCCGCCCCTCGCTCTTTCTGCTTTCGGAAAAAAGGCGGCGAATTGCTTGGCCGAGCGGCGCGCGCCTTCGGAGATCTTGGACGAAGGCCGAAAGAGGTGCAGCTCGCCGGCGTCGAGATCCTGCTCGGCGATGGCGGCAGCGAGGTCGAAGGCCGGGGCCAAGACGCCCTTGGCCTCGGCGGCCAAGAGAAAACGGCCCAACCGCGGATGGAGCGGCAGCTCGGCCAAGCGCCGGCCCAAGGGAGTCAACGCCGCGTCGAGACCCTTACCCTCGGTGGTGCCGAGCAGAAAGAGCAATTCGGCGGCGGCTTGCAGACCGCCCTCGGGCGGATTTTCCAGCCAGCTGAATTCGCTGAGCCGCTCCACTCCCATGGCCTTGATCTCGAGCAGGGTTTGAGCCAAGTCGGAGCGCCGGATCTCCGGCGTCTCGAAGGCGAGCCGGGAGTCCCAATCGCTTTTGGAATAGAGGCGCAGGCAGGTGCCGGGCGCGGTGCGGCCGGCGCGGCCGGCCCGCTGGGTGCCGGAGGCCCGGCTAATCGCTTTGGTCTTGAGCGCCGGAATCCCGCTCCACCAGGAGTAGCTGGCCTGGCGGTGAAGGCCGGTGTCGATCACGGTGGTGACGCCCTCGATGGTGAGCGAGGTTTCGGCGACATTGGTCGCGAGGATGATTTTGCGGCGGTCGGCCGGCGCGAAGACCTTGGCCTGCTCTTCCTTGGGCAATTCGCCGTGCAGCGGCAGGATTCGGGCTTCGCCGCCCAAAGCCTGTCTCAGCGCCTCGGCCGAACGCAGGATCTCGCCCATGCCCGGGAGGAAGACCAGAATGTCTCCAGGGGAAGCGGGGCTGAAGCCCCTTGCGACAAGCTCGCGGTTTTCCCCGTAGCCAGGGGCTTTAGCCCCGCCTTTCGCCAATACACTCGCCACCGCATCTTTAATTTTTCGCTCTAAAGGCTTTGTTGCCTCGCTGGGTTGATACTCAATCGCCACCGGATAGGCCGGAGCTTCGAAGCGCAGCACCGGCGCCCCGCCGAGAAAAGAGCTCAAGCCCTCGGCTTCAAGCGTCGCCGACATCACGAGGAGCTTGAGATCGGGCCGCTCGCGGGTCTGCAGGCGCCGGAGATAACCGAGGGCCACATCGGAATGGAGATGGCGTTCGTGAAATTCATCGAGGACGACGAGCGAAACCCGGCGAAGCAAGGGATCCTGGACCAAGTAGCGCAGCAACATCCCCTCGGTCAGAAATTTCAGCCGGGTCTTGGGCCCGCTTTGGTTTTCGAAGCGAAATTGGTAACCGACGGTGGCCCCCACCGCCTCGCCCCGCTCCTCGGCGACCCGCAGCGCGGCCATTTTCGCGGCCAAGCGCCGGGGAACTAGGACCAGGATCTGGCCGCCCTCGGGGCAGTAGCCTTTTTCCAAAAGGTAGGGCGGAACCCGGGTGGTCTTGCCGGAACCGGGCGTGGCCTGCAAAATAAGGGAGGAGGCCGAGGCCAAGGCCGACTCGATTTCCGGCAAATGGCGGTCAATCGGGAGCGGCGATTTTGTATTGATCCCCATTCTTGTCTTGGATAACGGATAGATCATGACCCCACAAGCTCTTTACCGCGGAACCTCCGACTACGTCGCCTCGCCCGACCTCCAGCAGGTCGTCAACGTCGCCCTGGCCATCGGCCGCCCGTTGCTGCTCAAGGGCGAGCCCGGCACCGGCAAGACCCTGCTGGCCGCTTCGATCGCCGAGGCCCTGAAGCGCCCGCTGATCCGCTGGAACATCAAGTCGACGACCAAGGCCGTCGACGGCCTCTACGTCTACGACACCGTCCAGCGCCTCAACGACAGCCGCTTCGGCGGCGGCGACGTCGGCAACGTCAAGCACTACATCAAGCTCGGCAAGCTCGGCATGGCCTTCACCGCCGAGGAGCCGGTGGTCCTCCTGATCGACGAGATCGACAAGGCCGACTTGGAATTCCCCAACGACCTCTTGGCCGAAATCGACGAGATGCGCTTTCACATCCCCGAAACCGACGAGGAGATCACGGCCAAGAACCGGCCGATGGTCGTCATCACCTCCAACTCCGAGAAAGAGCTGCCCGATCCCTTCCTGCGGCGCTGCGTCTTTCATTTCATCGAGTTCCCCGACGAGGCGATGATGACCAAGATCGTGAATGTTCATTTTCCGGATTTGGAAAAAGGCCTGCTCCAAGCCGCCTTGAAAAAATTTTACGAGCTGCGCCAGCTCAGCAATCTCAAGAAGCCGCCCTCGACCTCCGAGCTGATCGACTGGATTCAGGCCCTGCTGGCGATGGGAATCGACGGCAAGCAAATCTTGGAAGAGACGCCCTTGATCGGCACCCTGCTCAAGAACGAGCAGGACCACGCCCATCCCCGGATCGCCCGTTTGCGAAGGTAAAGATGTTCCTCGCCTTCTTCTACGCTCTCCGCGCCTTGAAAGTCCCGGTCGGAACCCACGAATGGCTCGACCTGATGGAGGCCTTGGCCGGCGATCTCTCCGAATCCTCGGTCGACCGCTTCTACTATCTGGGCCGGGCCCTGCTGGTGAAATCGGAATCGCTTTACGACGCCTACGACCAGGCCTTCCTGGCCTGCTTCAGCGGCGTCGGGGCCGAGGAGTTCAAGAAGCAGCTGGCCGATTGGCTCAACCGAGTCGTCGACCCCGCGCAAAGGCCGGAGCTGCCCCAGGGTCTGGAGAAGCTGAATTTGGAGGAGCTGCGCCGCCGTTTCCTCGAGCGGCTCCGGCAGCAAACCTCGGAGCATCACGGCGGCAGCCACTGGATCGGCACCGGCGGAACCTCGCCTTTCGGCCATTCCGGAGCCCATCCCTCGGGCATCCGCCTCGGCGGGCCCGGCGGCGGCCGGATGGCGGTGAAGGTGGCCGAGGAGCGGCGCTTCCGGAACTATCGTCACGACCTGGTCCTCGACACCCGCCAACTCAAGGTGGCTCTCAAGCGGCTGCGCCGGCTCGAGCCCACCGGCCAAGCCGTCGAGCTCGACGTCGGCGGCACCATCGACAAGACTTCGCGCAACGCCGGCGAGATCGACCTGGTCTACCGCCAGCCCCGAAAAAACCAGGCCGAGCTGATGCTCCTGATGGACGTCGGCGGCAGCATGGACCCCTACGCCCAGCTGGTCGAATCGCTTTTCTCGGCGGCCCACGCCTCCCGGCACTTCAAGGCCTTCCATCACTTTTATTTCCACAACTGCATCTACGGCCGCCTCTTCACCGACATGAACCAGCGCCACTTCCTGCCGACCGAGGAGGTGTTCCGCCGCTACCGCCGCAGCTTCCACGTCTTGATCGTCGGCGATGCCTGCATGAACCCCTACGAGCTCTTCGTCCCCAACGGATCGATCGATTACTGGGAGAAGCACGCCGAGCCGGGCATCGCCTGGCTGCGCAAGCTCCGCGAGCACTACCCTTCGATCGTCTGGCTCAACCCCGAGACGCCGGAATATTGGAGCGGGCATCCGACCATCCACGCCATTTCCCAGCTCATCCGGATGTTCCCGCTGACCGTGGCCGGCTTGACCGAGGCCGTCGACGAGCTACGCAAGGAAGTGGTCCTGCCGGCCTTCCAGAGCCCCTCTTTCAGCGGCCAAAGGCTCTACGAATAAAAAACTGACAGCCTCGGATCGGGGCGCTATAATCAGCCAAAATTTGGAGGATCCACCGATAGGAGGCTTTCAATGAGCAATTCGAAAGACACTGTCTTCCAGAAACACGGCAACGAGTTCAAGAGCAGCGCTTCGGCGATCGGACACGACGTTCAAGACCTGGGACGAGCCACCAAACATCTCGCCGAGGATGCGGTGAATCTCCTGAAGAACAACGCCAACGATTACTATCAGCAAGGCGTGAAAAAAGCTCAGAACCTGGAAAAGACTCTGGAGACGCGAATCAAGGAGAATCCAATGCAGTCCTTGCTGATCGCGGCCGGAGTCGGGTTCGTGATCGGCGCGCTCATCGCCCGCCGCTAGACGGAGGCTGCTTGTCTCAGGAAGAGAATCAGGAGAATCCGTCCAACTCCCAGGCTCTCGACGAGCTGCCCGGACAATTCCGGGAGATCTGGGAATACCTCGTCGAATACCTCGACGCCAAATGGGACTTGAGCAAGGTCAACTTTCGCGACGCTCTCCTGCAGGTCGTGCTCTGGAGCGTGCTGACCTTGCTGGGCGCCGGCCTGATCCTGATCGCCATCGCCTTCGTCTTCTACGGCGCGGCCCTGGCCCTGACCGAGGTCTTGGGCGGACGGGCCTGGGCCGGCTACCTCATCGCCGGCGGAACGCTCCTCCTGATCTTCTTCCTCTCGATCCATTTCAAGATCGCCAGCGCCAAACGCAAATCGCTGCGCGAGAAAACGGAGAAATATGAGCGCAAGCTCGAAGAGCAACGCCGGAAGTTCGGCTTCAGCGCGGCCGACCGAGCCGCCGCGGAATGAGAAAGAGCTGCTGCGGCTCCGCCAAGCCAATGCCAAGGCTGCCCTGCGCGTGACCGCCCGCGAGGTCGGCCAAAAGCTGGTTCAGATCGTCGACCCGCGGGTGACGGTGCGGGAACATCCCTGGAAGAGCAGCGGCATCGCCGCCTTGGCCGGTTTTTTCGTCGGTTTCAAGGTTTCATCGCCGGCCGAAGCAAGCCCGGCCGGCGCCCAGCATCCGCCAGTCGGCCCTTCGACCTGGGACACCTTGACTTCGACCCTGATCGAAACCGGCAGCGGCGCGGTCAAGTCGGCGCTGATGCCATGGCTGGCCGGCAAGCTCCAAGAATGGATGCCGAAGAGCGAAAAAGTCGAAGACGAGACTCCCCCCTTTGAAAAAGGGGGGCCGGGGGGGATTTAAAGCCGTTGCAAAGGAATTGGCTTCTTTTCCATTACCAGCTCCGTCAAATCCCCCCTACCCCCCTTTTTCAAAGGGGGGGATTTCAAGACCGACCCTCTCCATGAAATAACCGAGGCAATCCTGCCGAATGATCGTCTTGTTCAAGGTGAACATCGAAGGCGTCATCTTCAAACGAGTCCGCAGCTCGCCATCGCTTTCTTCCAGGTAGCGATCGCCGACTTCCCGGCCGCTCTCATCGGCCACCACCAATCGGGCCTCGCTGCCCAGCCGCCGTCTCGCCAGCAAAAAACCCGGCTCCAGCTCGGTGAAATTCCTCCGCTCCAGATCCTCGGGGAAGCGCAGATCGCCCTCCTCGGCGCCGAAGCCGAAGCTGACCTCGTCGGGCACCTTCACCACCGCCACCGTGTGATAAAGATCGATGTCCTGAGCGTGAATGGGGTGAGCCGGGATTTCCGCCAAGTGGAGGCAGGCGCTCAAATAATCCCGGACGTGGGAGAGGCCGGCCAAGGAGCCGACTTGGCCGCATTCCAAGGTGACCGAGGGGCAAAGGTCGGCGAAGGCCGAGGTCTGAACGCCTTCAGGCCGGGTGAAGTGGACGACGGTGCGCTGGAAGAGCGTCGCCAAATGAAAGAAGCGGTGGTCCAAGCGGTTGACGCAGGCGTAGTGCGGGTTGACGCCGGTGTTATTGTGGATGTCGACGCTGGCGAAGACCCGGCGCTGGCGCAGCTCCTCGAGCACCCGCCGGGTCATCTCATGCTCGGGGGTGGTGCCGGCCAGCCAGATCCGGTTGAAGTCGGGCTGGTCCTCCAAGCGCCGGACGCCCTTGGCGGCGGCCGCGACGTTGCCGATGAAGAAGGATAGCGCCCGCGGCAGAGGCTCGGCGCCGTGGGAAGCCAAGAGGCCGCGCAGGGCGTTCCAGCCGGTGGTCTCGTTGCCGTGCAAGAGGACCGAAACGAAAAGCGGCTCGGGGCGGCGGCCCGGCAAATGAAACAAAGTGGGGCCTTCCAGAGCCTGAGCCAATTGGTCGGATTTCAGCTCGAGCAAGCCGGCCGGAATTTCTTCCAAGACCTTCAGCATTCAAACCTTCCACTCCGCCACCGGGCTGCCCTGAATCTGGCGATCGGCATAGGCCCGGGCGAGCCGGGCGAAGTTGCGGCCATGGGCGGCGACCCATTCGCGCTGCCATTGGGCGCCGTTTTGTCCGCCTTGCAGCCTTTCGCCGGCGACCCGATTCAGGTAATGCTCCAGGTCATCCTCGTCCAGATCCAAGGCCTGCAGAGCCTCGACACTCGCCGGCAGGAGCTGCTCGC
Protein-coding sequences here:
- a CDS encoding M14 family metallopeptidase, whose product is MLKVLEEIPAGLLELKSDQLAQALEGPTLFHLPGRRPEPLFVSVLLHGNETTGWNALRGLLASHGAEPLPRALSFFIGNVAAAAKGVRRLEDQPDFNRIWLAGTTPEHEMTRRVLEELRQRRVFASVDIHNNTGVNPHYACVNRLDHRFFHLATLFQRTVVHFTRPEGVQTSAFADLCPSVTLECGQVGSLAGLSHVRDYLSACLHLAEIPAHPIHAQDIDLYHTVAVVKVPDEVSFGFGAEEGDLRFPEDLERRNFTELEPGFLLARRRLGSEARLVVADESGREVGDRYLEESDGELRTRLKMTPSMFTLNKTIIRQDCLGYFMERVGLEIPPFEKGG
- a CDS encoding DUF883 C-terminal domain-containing protein, with protein sequence MSNSKDTVFQKHGNEFKSSASAIGHDVQDLGRATKHLAEDAVNLLKNNANDYYQQGVKKAQNLEKTLETRIKENPMQSLLIAAGVGFVIGALIARR
- the hrpB gene encoding ATP-dependent helicase HrpB is translated as MIYPLSKTRMGINTKSPLPIDRHLPEIESALASASSLILQATPGSGKTTRVPPYLLEKGYCPEGGQILVLVPRRLAAKMAALRVAEERGEAVGATVGYQFRFENQSGPKTRLKFLTEGMLLRYLVQDPLLRRVSLVVLDEFHERHLHSDVALGYLRRLQTRERPDLKLLVMSATLEAEGLSSFLGGAPVLRFEAPAYPVAIEYQPSEATKPLERKIKDAVASVLAKGGAKAPGYGENRELVARGFSPASPGDILVFLPGMGEILRSAEALRQALGGEARILPLHGELPKEEQAKVFAPADRRKIILATNVAETSLTIEGVTTVIDTGLHRQASYSWWSGIPALKTKAISRASGTQRAGRAGRTAPGTCLRLYSKSDWDSRLAFETPEIRRSDLAQTLLEIKAMGVERLSEFSWLENPPEGGLQAAAELLFLLGTTEGKGLDAALTPLGRRLAELPLHPRLGRFLLAAEAKGVLAPAFDLAAAIAEQDLDAGELHLFRPSSKISEGARRSAKQFAAFFPKAERARGGEDELAYALLCGFPDRVAKLRPKGRGEAPELVFCAGGSGAIPTEFVLGSSEYFLVLDVQERQGHGQSRGRVHVRSLVSIEPEWLFDWQGSLLQESQELVWEAKSGKVQEVQRLSYGQLLIEESRKPAAGSPEASLVFWREGLGLDLEDSSLIWNVPNLLEKLRPKLDVEALESLFSRLAWMKKAYGEVELPDWEGEGLKEGLKRLFSHWRMEEGLSVEALENAAWDAFGTHLQGKLQRLLPTGFALPSGRRARVHYPWGREPWLESRMQDFFGLKQAPQLAEGRVPLVVHLLAPNGRAVQVTRDLAGFWRNTYPSVRLELKRRYPKHAWPEDPLRGKT
- a CDS encoding VWA domain-containing protein codes for the protein MFLAFFYALRALKVPVGTHEWLDLMEALAGDLSESSVDRFYYLGRALLVKSESLYDAYDQAFLACFSGVGAEEFKKQLADWLNRVVDPAQRPELPQGLEKLNLEELRRRFLERLRQQTSEHHGGSHWIGTGGTSPFGHSGAHPSGIRLGGPGGGRMAVKVAEERRFRNYRHDLVLDTRQLKVALKRLRRLEPTGQAVELDVGGTIDKTSRNAGEIDLVYRQPRKNQAELMLLMDVGGSMDPYAQLVESLFSAAHASRHFKAFHHFYFHNCIYGRLFTDMNQRHFLPTEEVFRRYRRSFHVLIVGDACMNPYELFVPNGSIDYWEKHAEPGIAWLRKLREHYPSIVWLNPETPEYWSGHPTIHAISQLIRMFPLTVAGLTEAVDELRKEVVLPAFQSPSFSGQRLYE
- a CDS encoding MoxR family ATPase translates to MTPQALYRGTSDYVASPDLQQVVNVALAIGRPLLLKGEPGTGKTLLAASIAEALKRPLIRWNIKSTTKAVDGLYVYDTVQRLNDSRFGGGDVGNVKHYIKLGKLGMAFTAEEPVVLLIDEIDKADLEFPNDLLAEIDEMRFHIPETDEEITAKNRPMVVITSNSEKELPDPFLRRCVFHFIEFPDEAMMTKIVNVHFPDLEKGLLQAALKKFYELRQLSNLKKPPSTSELIDWIQALLAMGIDGKQILEETPLIGTLLKNEQDHAHPRIARLRR